A stretch of Alkalicella caledoniensis DNA encodes these proteins:
- a CDS encoding ClpP family protease: protein MDLNFNQRNNQSQPQPQPQQQPNQDVKGNIQQLGQVNVPTVDNSIHVMTIIGQVEGHTVLPPQNKTTKYEHIIPQLVAVEQNPNIKGLLVILNTVGGDVEAGLAIAEMIKTISKPTVSLVLGGGHSIGVPIAVSTDFSFIAETATMTIHPVRLTGLVVSVPQTYEYLDKMQERIVRFVADNSKMSVDDFKELMFRTGELARDIGTVLVGNDAVKHGLIDDVGGLGTSVQKLRDLISDENRPSLH from the coding sequence ATGGACTTAAACTTTAACCAAAGAAATAATCAATCTCAGCCGCAGCCTCAACCTCAACAGCAGCCTAATCAAGATGTTAAAGGTAACATCCAACAATTAGGTCAAGTAAATGTCCCAACTGTGGACAACAGTATCCACGTAATGACTATCATTGGCCAAGTTGAGGGACACACAGTTTTGCCACCACAAAATAAGACTACAAAATATGAACATATTATTCCACAATTAGTCGCCGTGGAGCAAAACCCAAATATCAAAGGCTTGTTAGTTATATTAAATACTGTAGGTGGTGACGTTGAAGCAGGATTAGCAATTGCAGAAATGATAAAAACAATTTCTAAACCCACTGTTTCACTTGTTTTAGGAGGGGGACATAGCATAGGAGTTCCAATAGCAGTTTCTACAGATTTTTCATTCATAGCTGAAACTGCCACTATGACAATACATCCTGTTAGGTTAACGGGATTAGTAGTAAGTGTACCACAAACCTATGAGTATTTAGACAAAATGCAAGAGAGAATTGTAAGATTTGTGGCAGATAACTCAAAAATGTCAGTTGATGATTTTAAAGAGCTTATGTTTAGGACAGGTGAATTGGCCAGGGATATCGGGACAGTATTAGTAGGAAATGATGCTGTTAAACATGGCTTAATAGATGATGTTGGAGGATTAGGTACATCCGTACAAAAACTCAGGGATTTGATCAGCGACGAAAATAGACCGAGTCTACATTAG
- a CDS encoding YlzJ-like family protein, with amino-acid sequence MTVIYTPVPMEEIFQADAPKPKYEEVNIGEGKTLILERINENQSQVVRLLSTDCNDYLNPKYQPGCVINLHYM; translated from the coding sequence ATGACAGTCATATACACTCCTGTTCCTATGGAAGAAATATTCCAAGCTGACGCCCCCAAACCTAAGTATGAAGAAGTAAATATAGGGGAAGGTAAGACTTTGATTTTAGAAAGAATTAACGAAAATCAAAGTCAAGTTGTTAGACTTCTAAGCACAGATTGTAACGATTATTTAAATCCAAAGTACCAGCCAGGATGTGTGATAAACCTGCATTATATGTAG
- a CDS encoding undecaprenyl-diphosphate phosphatase: protein MSIIEAIIVGIVQGLTEFIPISSSAHIILAQEILGVKQPGITFEVVVHVGTLFSVFWVFWDDIFKLIKAFFSIPKALINKNSFESLKRKDERNFIYMLIIATIPTGVFGLVFKDFFSSVYSYTKVIGLTLLVTGGILYLSQKMASGYKKDGEISLWDGLIIGLFQSLAIFPGISRSGSTIAGALFRKLDRETAIRFSFILSIPAILGATVLEVNEAIAQGFDSSLAIPYLAGLVFSAISGVIAIKWLVALLNKGKMHYFSYYCWVVGVLVLIFF, encoded by the coding sequence ATGTCAATCATTGAAGCAATAATAGTAGGAATCGTACAGGGCTTAACAGAGTTCATTCCTATCAGTAGCTCTGCTCATATAATACTTGCCCAAGAAATTTTAGGTGTGAAACAACCAGGGATAACTTTTGAAGTAGTAGTGCATGTTGGTACACTTTTCTCCGTTTTTTGGGTTTTTTGGGATGATATATTTAAGCTTATCAAAGCATTCTTTTCTATACCTAAAGCACTTATTAATAAAAATAGTTTTGAAAGTTTAAAAAGAAAAGATGAAAGAAATTTTATTTACATGCTTATTATAGCAACTATTCCCACAGGTGTTTTTGGATTAGTTTTTAAAGATTTTTTTAGCAGTGTATATTCATATACCAAAGTTATAGGATTAACTCTATTAGTAACTGGTGGCATTTTATATCTCTCACAAAAAATGGCTTCTGGGTATAAAAAAGATGGAGAAATTTCACTTTGGGATGGTTTAATCATAGGTCTCTTTCAAAGTTTGGCTATTTTTCCAGGGATCTCAAGGTCTGGTTCAACAATTGCAGGAGCCCTATTTAGGAAGCTTGATAGAGAAACAGCAATTAGATTTTCTTTTATACTATCAATACCAGCCATATTAGGTGCAACTGTACTAGAAGTAAATGAAGCCATAGCTCAAGGTTTCGATTCTAGTTTGGCTATACCTTATTTAGCAGGATTAGTATTTTCAGCGATTTCAGGTGTTATCGCCATAAAGTGGTTAGTTGCACTATTAAATAAGGGTAAAATGCATTATTTCTCATACTATTGCTGGGTAGTGGGTGTACTAGTACTTATATTTTTCTAG
- a CDS encoding FtsK/SpoIIIE family DNA translocase — translation MARRKKKKSSFTLNSEVKAIALATLAGIGMASLIFPEQVGQIGIAIRNILHVIGGKSSIALPFFLLIYSFKLMFNKDLSVKVNNRFIGIVIFYWTFLMTNHVFSLIPFSNDITPKEILNVGLQGFGGGVLGALLSIVFLKGLGLIGTIITSISFMIIGIILILDISLSKVLEWFGKIFKNLYKQLINLVIGRYRNHKEKKAKKIAEEPMIINDTINDQTEITINTDKDENEQIDFTFHDYNEKENNNEKTLEEDSELPQKDEEGNIVIKFPQKKKNLIQNIEKEEQSEDLPKVKKLSVPYVIPPLTLLQKAVRLKEGRSKGDIEQQAKTLIETLNSFGVSAKITHIHRGPTITRFELQPAVGVKVSRILNLSDDLALSLASAGIRIEAPIPGKAAIGIEVPNTTKASVYLREVIESNEFMNNSSKLTVALGKNIAGETLIADFTQMPHILIAGATGSGKSVCVNTIINSILFKATPEEVKFLMVDPKVVELNIYNGIPHLLAPVVTDPKNAAFALKKVVKEMEHRYEQFAKLGVRDINRYNSLNPDEKLPYIVVIIDELADLMMVAPNDVEDCICRLAQMARASGIHLIVATQRPSVDVITGVIKANITSRIAFAVSSQADSRTILDMGGAEKLLGKGDMLFYPVGASKPIRAQSSFISDEEVENIVSFVKENQTPEYDETFEVEEKDFETYDLDELFEDAAKLVVDSQQASISLLQRRFRIGYTRAARIVDDLEKMGIVGGFEGSKARQVLVTELQLEEILKSS, via the coding sequence TTGGCTAGACGAAAAAAAAAGAAAAGCAGCTTTACTTTAAATAGCGAGGTTAAAGCTATAGCCCTAGCAACCCTAGCAGGAATAGGTATGGCAAGCTTAATATTTCCAGAGCAAGTGGGTCAAATAGGTATAGCCATAAGAAACATTCTCCATGTAATAGGGGGGAAGAGCTCTATTGCTTTACCTTTTTTTCTATTGATATATAGCTTTAAACTAATGTTTAATAAGGACCTTAGTGTTAAAGTAAATAATAGGTTCATTGGTATTGTGATTTTTTACTGGACTTTTTTAATGACAAACCATGTTTTTTCACTAATACCTTTTTCTAACGATATTACCCCAAAAGAGATATTAAATGTAGGTCTGCAAGGTTTTGGTGGAGGGGTGTTAGGTGCTCTTTTGAGTATTGTATTTCTAAAGGGTTTAGGACTTATTGGTACTATCATAACTAGCATTTCTTTCATGATAATAGGCATAATACTTATTTTGGATATATCCTTATCTAAAGTTTTAGAATGGTTTGGTAAAATATTTAAAAACTTATATAAGCAATTGATTAATTTAGTTATTGGAAGGTATAGAAACCATAAAGAAAAAAAAGCTAAAAAGATAGCCGAGGAACCAATGATTATAAATGATACTATAAATGATCAAACTGAAATTACTATAAACACTGATAAAGATGAAAATGAACAGATTGATTTTACCTTCCATGATTACAATGAAAAGGAAAACAACAATGAGAAAACATTGGAAGAGGACAGTGAATTACCACAAAAGGATGAGGAAGGAAATATAGTAATAAAGTTTCCTCAGAAAAAGAAAAATCTTATTCAAAACATAGAAAAAGAAGAGCAATCTGAGGATTTACCAAAAGTTAAAAAGCTCAGTGTTCCATATGTAATCCCACCTTTAACACTGCTACAAAAAGCCGTTAGATTAAAAGAAGGGCGTTCAAAGGGTGATATAGAACAACAAGCAAAGACACTTATCGAAACATTAAATAGTTTTGGAGTTTCTGCGAAAATTACTCACATACATAGGGGACCTACCATAACACGTTTTGAACTTCAACCTGCTGTAGGTGTTAAAGTAAGTAGAATATTAAATTTAAGTGATGACCTAGCCTTAAGTTTAGCTTCAGCTGGAATTAGGATTGAGGCACCCATACCAGGCAAGGCTGCCATCGGAATTGAAGTTCCAAACACAACTAAAGCAAGTGTATATTTAAGGGAAGTTATAGAGAGTAACGAGTTTATGAACAATTCATCTAAATTGACAGTGGCTTTAGGAAAAAATATTGCTGGAGAAACTTTAATTGCAGATTTTACTCAAATGCCCCATATTTTAATAGCTGGTGCCACAGGCTCTGGTAAGAGTGTTTGTGTAAATACCATAATTAACAGTATTTTGTTTAAAGCGACACCTGAGGAAGTAAAATTCTTAATGGTAGATCCGAAAGTAGTAGAACTAAACATTTATAACGGTATTCCACATTTATTAGCTCCTGTAGTTACAGACCCTAAAAACGCAGCCTTTGCCCTTAAAAAAGTTGTAAAAGAGATGGAACACCGCTACGAACAATTTGCAAAACTAGGTGTTAGGGATATTAACAGATATAACAGTTTAAACCCTGACGAAAAACTTCCATATATAGTTGTGATCATAGATGAGCTTGCAGACCTGATGATGGTAGCTCCCAACGATGTGGAAGACTGTATCTGTCGTTTAGCTCAAATGGCAAGGGCTTCAGGGATTCACTTAATTGTTGCTACTCAAAGACCTTCAGTGGATGTAATTACAGGTGTCATAAAGGCCAATATTACTTCAAGAATAGCCTTTGCAGTTTCATCCCAGGCCGACTCCCGTACTATTTTGGATATGGGTGGTGCAGAAAAGTTGTTAGGTAAAGGTGACATGTTATTCTACCCAGTAGGTGCCTCTAAACCAATTAGAGCTCAAAGCTCCTTTATATCAGATGAAGAGGTGGAAAATATTGTTAGTTTCGTAAAAGAGAATCAAACACCAGAATATGACGAAACCTTTGAGGTTGAAGAAAAGGATTTTGAGACATATGATCTAGATGAACTATTTGAAGATGCAGCTAAGCTAGTTGTAGACTCACAGCAAGCCTCAATATCCCTCCTACAAAGGCGATTTAGAATAGGGTATACAAGGGCGGCTAGAATAGTTGATGACCTTGAAAAAATGGGTATAGTAGGTGGCTTCGAAGGAAGTAAGGCAAGGCAAGTGCTAGTTACAGAGCTACAACTTGAGGAAATATTGAAAAGTTCATAA
- a CDS encoding GntR family transcriptional regulator: MNIVKPDPRPLYLLVKDKLLELINNGYYKKGSKLPSEFELAKSLGVSRPTLREALRVLEEENILSRRHGIGTFINDNTQRIKNGIEQLHSVTESIEQLSLSAGTILLSVSIESADNNDKEKLQMVSDEEFVIKVERIRTADEEPVVFCIDKIVKQNDINHEDFYDVENSLFDFLQEHYKIKISYAISEIIPVQANYKLAKALNIPARTPILLLDQTHFSDDNKPVLYSKNYFRPDRFSFHVVRKRV, translated from the coding sequence ATGAACATTGTAAAGCCAGATCCGCGGCCTTTATACTTGTTAGTCAAAGATAAACTACTAGAACTAATAAATAATGGGTACTATAAAAAAGGAAGTAAACTCCCTTCTGAATTTGAATTAGCGAAGAGTTTAGGTGTAAGTAGACCTACACTTAGAGAGGCGTTGAGGGTACTAGAAGAAGAAAATATTCTTTCTAGAAGACATGGCATAGGAACTTTTATAAATGATAATACCCAAAGGATTAAAAATGGTATAGAGCAATTGCACAGTGTAACAGAAAGCATTGAACAACTTAGCTTGTCTGCTGGGACAATTCTCTTAAGTGTATCCATAGAAAGTGCAGACAACAATGATAAGGAAAAACTTCAAATGGTTTCTGATGAGGAGTTTGTAATCAAGGTTGAGCGCATAAGGACTGCTGATGAGGAACCAGTGGTATTTTGTATAGATAAGATAGTCAAACAAAATGACATAAATCACGAAGATTTTTATGATGTAGAAAACTCATTGTTTGACTTTCTACAAGAACACTATAAAATTAAAATATCATATGCAATATCGGAAATAATTCCTGTACAAGCTAACTATAAGCTAGCTAAAGCATTAAATATTCCAGCTAGGACACCCATATTACTTTTAGATCAAACTCATTTTTCCGATGATAACAAGCCAGTTTTGTACTCTAAAAATTATTTTAGACCTGATAGGTTTTCTTTTCATGTAGTACGTAAAAGAGTTTAA
- a CDS encoding BMP family lipoprotein translates to MKKKLVLLLTALMLVSLTLAGCGGGGAADPDDETLKIGIVYSTGGLGDKSFNDSAHRGLQRAENELGIIFEYIEPRDSAEDADSLREFADDGFDLVIAVGFQMEDSLKTVAAEYPDIKFAIIDSVVDLENVVSLTFAEHEGSFLAGALAALVSESNVIGFIGGVDFGLIHRFEGGFIAGAKHINPDIRVISQYAGSFGDPAAGKEAALAQIDSGADVIYHASGGTGGGLFEAARERNIYAIGVDSNQNWQAPGYIIASMLKRVDVAVFETVKALQDGQYAGGEVQAFDLDIDGVGLTNLGEIDVDEQAAADAGDITAAELEAIQTMKEEVTAQYADQIAEIKAGILNGSITVPDWMTEGRPE, encoded by the coding sequence GTGAAGAAAAAACTTGTATTACTACTTACTGCTTTAATGCTAGTATCGCTAACTTTAGCTGGCTGCGGTGGCGGAGGAGCGGCTGACCCTGATGATGAGACCTTAAAAATTGGTATTGTTTACTCAACTGGTGGTCTTGGGGACAAGTCATTCAATGACTCTGCACACAGAGGTTTACAAAGGGCTGAAAATGAGCTTGGAATCATTTTCGAGTACATCGAGCCAAGAGATTCAGCTGAAGATGCAGATTCTTTAAGAGAGTTTGCTGATGATGGTTTTGATTTAGTTATTGCAGTTGGATTCCAAATGGAAGACTCTTTAAAGACTGTAGCAGCTGAATATCCTGATATTAAGTTTGCTATCATTGACTCAGTAGTTGATCTAGAAAATGTTGTAAGTTTAACTTTCGCTGAGCATGAAGGTTCTTTCTTAGCAGGAGCTTTAGCTGCCCTTGTTTCAGAATCTAACGTAATCGGATTTATTGGTGGAGTTGACTTTGGTCTAATTCACCGTTTTGAAGGTGGTTTTATAGCTGGAGCTAAACACATCAACCCAGATATCAGAGTTATAAGCCAATACGCAGGTAGTTTTGGTGATCCTGCTGCTGGTAAAGAAGCTGCTCTAGCTCAAATAGATAGTGGGGCAGACGTAATCTACCATGCTTCTGGAGGTACAGGTGGTGGGCTTTTCGAAGCTGCTAGGGAAAGAAATATCTACGCTATCGGTGTAGACTCAAACCAAAACTGGCAAGCACCTGGGTATATAATAGCAAGTATGCTTAAAAGAGTTGACGTTGCAGTTTTTGAAACTGTAAAAGCTCTTCAAGATGGTCAATACGCTGGTGGTGAAGTTCAAGCCTTCGATCTTGATATCGACGGTGTAGGACTTACAAACCTTGGTGAAATCGATGTTGATGAGCAAGCAGCTGCAGACGCTGGTGATATCACAGCAGCAGAACTTGAAGCAATTCAAACAATGAAAGAAGAAGTTACTGCACAATATGCAGATCAAATAGCAGAAATTAAGGCGGGTATCCTAAACGGAAGTATTACAGTTCCAGACTGGATGACTGAAGGTAGACCTGAATAA
- a CDS encoding ABC transporter ATP-binding protein has product MSSNNVLELINIRKVFPGVVANDNVNLTVKQGEIHALVGENGAGKSTLMNIIFGLYHHDGGEIYFKGEPLNLTGPNDAIKLGIGMVHQHFMLVEPFTVVENIVLGSEPTNNGLLDTKTASKKVQEISDKYKLKVNPHSVIEDISVGMQQRVEILKTLYRGADVLIFDEPTAVLTPQEIEELYEIFTTLKKQGKTIIFITHKLKEVKSISDRITVLRQGKTIGTVNTADVSEGEIAKMMVGREVLLRVEKDIATPKDVVLKVENLKANDSRNLPAVKGVSFEIRSGEILGFAGVEGNGQSELIEAITGLRKITEGKVSFNGQDITNKTPRKIKEVGIGHIPEDRHKRGSVLDYDIAENLVLGFHHKEPFSKPFWMDYKAIKEYANKLIPEFDVRTPSSKVKIRSLSGGNQQKVIIAREVSQQPDLLIAAQPTRGVDIGAIEFIHRRIIEHRDKGKAVLLVSAELQEVMSLSDRIAVIYDGKIVDIVNAHEVDEFQLGAMMTGSTLQREGEKHEE; this is encoded by the coding sequence ATGTCCTCAAACAATGTACTAGAACTTATAAACATTAGAAAGGTCTTCCCTGGTGTTGTAGCAAATGATAATGTTAATCTAACAGTAAAGCAAGGTGAAATACATGCTTTAGTTGGTGAAAATGGTGCAGGTAAATCTACCCTTATGAACATTATATTTGGATTATACCACCATGACGGAGGGGAAATTTACTTTAAGGGTGAGCCCTTAAACTTAACTGGGCCTAATGATGCCATAAAACTGGGCATAGGCATGGTGCATCAGCATTTCATGTTAGTGGAGCCTTTCACAGTAGTTGAAAATATAGTATTAGGTTCTGAACCTACTAATAATGGCTTGCTAGATACTAAAACTGCGTCTAAAAAAGTACAAGAGATTTCAGATAAATACAAGTTAAAAGTAAACCCACATTCTGTTATTGAAGATATATCTGTTGGTATGCAACAAAGGGTTGAGATACTTAAAACCCTATATAGAGGTGCAGATGTCCTTATATTTGATGAACCTACAGCTGTGCTAACACCCCAAGAAATTGAGGAACTATATGAAATTTTCACAACCCTTAAAAAGCAAGGAAAAACAATTATTTTTATTACACACAAATTAAAAGAAGTGAAATCCATCTCTGACAGGATAACTGTGTTAAGACAGGGAAAAACAATTGGTACTGTAAATACTGCAGATGTTTCCGAAGGTGAAATTGCAAAAATGATGGTAGGGCGTGAGGTTCTACTGAGGGTGGAAAAAGATATTGCAACACCAAAAGATGTGGTTTTGAAGGTTGAGAATTTAAAAGCAAATGATAGTAGAAACTTGCCTGCAGTAAAAGGTGTAAGTTTTGAAATAAGAAGTGGTGAGATTCTTGGATTTGCAGGCGTTGAAGGCAACGGTCAAAGTGAGCTAATTGAAGCAATCACAGGTCTTAGAAAGATAACTGAAGGGAAGGTTAGCTTCAATGGACAAGACATTACAAATAAAACTCCTCGTAAAATCAAAGAGGTAGGCATCGGACATATTCCAGAAGATAGACATAAACGTGGGTCAGTACTTGACTACGATATAGCTGAGAACCTAGTTTTAGGTTTCCATCATAAAGAACCTTTTTCAAAGCCTTTTTGGATGGACTACAAAGCAATTAAAGAATACGCAAATAAATTAATTCCTGAGTTTGATGTAAGAACCCCTAGTTCTAAAGTTAAGATTAGATCTCTTTCAGGTGGTAACCAGCAAAAAGTAATTATTGCCCGTGAGGTATCTCAGCAGCCGGATCTACTTATTGCAGCTCAGCCTACTAGGGGTGTTGACATCGGTGCCATAGAGTTCATTCACAGAAGGATAATAGAGCACAGGGACAAAGGTAAGGCTGTCCTCCTAGTATCTGCAGAACTACAAGAGGTCATGTCTTTAAGCGATCGTATAGCTGTTATTTACGATGGTAAAATAGTTGATATAGTCAATGCACATGAAGTTGATGAGTTTCAACTTGGTGCGATGATGACTGGTTCAACCCTGCAAAGGGAGGGCGAAAAACATGAAGAATAA
- a CDS encoding ABC transporter permease — MKNNVYFKYLKPASIELLYAGLSILVALIIGAFFILFTETSPLVAYQRMFEGAFSGNNIYATLFRSTPLILTGLAVAFAFRSGLFNIGAEGQYLIGAFTAAWAGFYFTNLPRIIHLPLVLILAIIAGGLWASIAGFLKAKLGANEVINTIMLNYIAIYLTISYGIRAVNEQPGQPGTPFILSTARIGNLGEIMNVPAIRVHGGFIIALLAALFMWYFMWKTKSGYEIRAVGLNSHAAEYGGVNVAKNVILAMFISGALAGLAGAGEVLGTHSRFIQGMNAGHGFTGIAVALVGNNNPFAVVLSGLLFGALSQGGFAMGRVGVPRDIVTIIQALVIFSIAISQVIRTHLAKKRAKEAAK, encoded by the coding sequence ATGAAGAATAATGTGTATTTTAAATATCTAAAACCTGCTAGCATAGAACTTTTATATGCAGGGCTTTCAATTCTAGTTGCTTTAATCATAGGAGCATTCTTTATATTGTTTACTGAAACATCACCATTGGTGGCATATCAAAGAATGTTTGAAGGTGCATTTAGTGGGAACAATATATATGCAACATTGTTTAGATCCACACCTTTAATCTTAACAGGCCTTGCAGTGGCATTTGCTTTTAGAAGTGGCTTATTTAACATTGGAGCTGAGGGACAGTATTTAATTGGTGCCTTTACAGCAGCATGGGCAGGTTTTTACTTTACAAATCTACCTAGGATAATACACTTACCCCTAGTGTTAATACTTGCTATCATTGCAGGTGGTCTTTGGGCTAGTATAGCTGGGTTTTTAAAAGCTAAGCTTGGTGCAAATGAAGTTATAAACACTATCATGTTAAACTATATAGCTATTTACCTTACAATTTCTTATGGCATAAGGGCTGTTAATGAGCAACCTGGTCAACCTGGTACACCATTTATTTTGAGTACTGCTAGGATAGGAAATTTAGGAGAAATTATGAATGTGCCAGCTATTAGGGTGCATGGTGGCTTTATTATAGCCTTGCTAGCAGCGTTATTTATGTGGTATTTTATGTGGAAAACAAAATCTGGATATGAAATTAGAGCTGTAGGGCTAAATTCCCATGCTGCTGAGTATGGCGGTGTGAATGTAGCTAAGAACGTTATATTAGCTATGTTCATAAGTGGAGCTTTAGCGGGACTTGCAGGCGCTGGTGAAGTTTTAGGTACTCACTCTAGATTTATTCAGGGGATGAACGCAGGACATGGATTTACAGGGATAGCAGTTGCCTTAGTTGGAAATAACAACCCATTTGCAGTTGTGCTCTCTGGACTTTTATTTGGGGCGCTTTCACAAGGCGGTTTTGCCATGGGTAGGGTAGGTGTTCCGAGGGACATAGTAACAATAATTCAAGCTCTTGTTATTTTTTCCATAGCTATATCTCAAGTTATTAGAACACACCTAGCTAAGAAAAGAGCAAAGGAGGCAGCTAAGTAA
- a CDS encoding ABC transporter permease: MDIILQIFSLTILWSTIRLATPLILASLGGIFSERSGVINIALEGIMLVGAFAGIYGMHLTGSAWFGVLFSIIVGLLIAGIHAVVTVKFKTNQVVSGTAINILASGLTVFLLDVVWNVSGSSPRIGRLPTWTLGPLSFNPIVYIAFIMVPVVWVVLYKTPWGLRIRAVGEHPHAADTMGINVNRIRFICVMLSGAFGGIAGAALSLGELGIFQREMTAGRGFIALAAMIFGKWNPVGAFLASLLFAFAQAISLSAINIPFIPRELINTLPYIVTIIVLATFVGKSAAPKAVGKAYDKGER; encoded by the coding sequence ATGGATATTATTCTACAAATATTTTCACTTACAATTTTATGGTCCACAATTCGCTTAGCCACTCCTTTGATTTTAGCTTCTTTAGGAGGAATTTTTTCTGAACGCTCCGGGGTCATAAATATAGCCTTAGAAGGTATTATGCTAGTTGGGGCCTTTGCGGGTATTTATGGTATGCATCTAACAGGGTCAGCCTGGTTTGGAGTTTTGTTTTCAATTATTGTTGGACTACTGATAGCTGGTATCCACGCTGTTGTTACAGTTAAGTTTAAAACAAATCAAGTGGTAAGTGGTACAGCTATAAATATCTTGGCAAGTGGGTTGACTGTGTTTCTGCTAGACGTAGTTTGGAATGTTTCAGGTTCCTCTCCACGTATAGGAAGATTACCAACATGGACATTAGGTCCACTGAGCTTTAACCCCATTGTATACATTGCATTTATCATGGTACCAGTGGTATGGGTCGTCCTCTACAAAACACCCTGGGGACTGCGTATAAGGGCTGTTGGTGAACATCCGCATGCAGCTGATACCATGGGTATAAATGTTAATAGAATAAGATTTATATGTGTTATGCTAAGTGGGGCCTTTGGAGGAATCGCCGGAGCTGCACTATCCTTGGGAGAACTAGGTATTTTCCAAAGGGAAATGACGGCAGGCCGAGGTTTTATCGCCCTTGCTGCTATGATTTTTGGGAAATGGAATCCCGTGGGTGCATTCCTTGCAAGTTTGTTATTCGCTTTTGCACAAGCAATTTCCTTATCAGCTATAAATATTCCCTTTATACCTAGGGAGTTAATTAACACATTGCCTTATATAGTTACAATTATAGTTTTAGCAACCTTTGTAGGAAAGTCAGCTGCACCAAAAGCAGTGGGTAAAGCCTACGACAAAGGTGAAAGATAA
- a CDS encoding MerR family transcriptional regulator encodes MSKEDLPIISMGQVKKITELSERQIRYYEEKGLVTPNRTKGGHRLYSYNHIKKLIKIKDYLSVGRTFDEIKVTFNQREARNSAYNDNKDITSIYPYKKGITPSPYHKGITFEEEE; translated from the coding sequence ATGAGTAAAGAGGATCTGCCAATAATATCCATGGGGCAAGTAAAAAAAATAACGGAGTTATCAGAAAGACAGATCCGATACTATGAAGAAAAAGGACTTGTTACGCCAAATAGAACAAAGGGAGGGCACAGACTTTATAGCTACAATCATATTAAAAAATTGATAAAAATCAAAGATTATCTTTCAGTTGGTAGGACCTTTGATGAAATTAAGGTAACTTTCAATCAAAGGGAAGCAAGGAATTCTGCGTATAACGACAATAAGGACATCACATCCATCTACCCTTATAAAAAAGGGATCACCCCTTCACCATATCATAAGGGAATTACATTTGAGGAGGAAGAATAA